TTCTGCAGGACAAACAGTTGTAGAAAGATCTAATCACACCTTAAAGGaaatgcttataaaacaaaaagaaagactaaaGACCCCCCTCCAGGTATAGACTAAGGCGTGCTcttaagtttaaattttctcaATGTTAATGAGAAAGGAACAGCAGCAGTCACGAGACACTGGGttgttaaaaaaaactttagatTTGAATCAGCCTAAATTCTATAAAGATGTTAACATCAGAATGAAAGCGAGTGAATGTTTGTGTCGGGGACACAGATTTACTTgtatttccacaggaaatgaaaagctgtACATACCATTaaaacagcacttgggaggggaggcaggtggatctctgagtttgagaccagcctggtctgcagagtgagttctgggactgcaagagctatacaaagaaaccctgtctcaaaaaaccaaaacaacaaaaaacagataaaagatTAGAAATGAGGAGGAGAGATTGCCTAAAAACCTTGGCtgaggcgggcgtggtggcacacacctttaatcccagcactcgggaggcagaggcagaggcaggtggatcgctttgagttcgaggccagcctggtctacaaagtgagtccaggatggccaaggctacacagagaaaccctgtctcgaaaaaacaaaacaaaacaaaaaaaccttggcTGATAAGTGGAAAAGCACTTACATCATTGAAAATGTCTGTTTCTAACCTCTTGCTTTGCCCAGCATAAATAAAGGCTTAAAACAGAAGTGGGGTAGGGGAATGTAGGGACAATTCCGGAATTTCAGTTTCtctaaaaaacacaaataaacccGTGTGTtgttggcacacacctataatcccagcacttgggaggcagaggcaggcagatctctgtgagttcgaggccagcctggtctacaaagagagttccaggacagccacgactaCACAGATAAGCCCTGCAtaccaaaaaaaaggaaaatagaaatattgtaagaatatgtttttgtttaaatcccAGGCGtgaggatatggggctgctcccACAGCCGCTGACTATAATCTGCCTGTGtactagcagaggcatggttttgccagctgcagatagttttgtgacatttggaattctggaaacATTTCAGAGAGTATACAAATGCAAGGGCCCAAGGAGGCAGGACCAGGGTGGTTGTTGATCATTTGGGGAAGCTGGTTGCAGTTTCTTAGTAGCCATAGTCAAAGAAAAAGTAAgttagattcagggattttcctaatctgtccctcccctctcttcttgtttctctcctatctagtgttagggagtGAGGGAGTGAAACTGGAGGGATAAagggtggggaaaaaagaaaccacaaatagCAAAGACTGGCTACACAGACCTTTAGTAAAACCCAGCCCCCTATGCAGACAAAGAACAGAATGTACAAGAAACAGCACAGGTCTGTTTACCCACAGTCCTCCAAAGTGAGGACAAGGGCTCTAAAAGGTCCCAGCCCCTCCAGTGGGAGTCCTTGGGAACACACATGCTGTTCTACAAGCAGTTGCCACTGGTCAGAGAGATGGAGCATCTGACAACTAGGACTTTGAACTCCTAaggatatttttttgtttcttgaaacaggCATGTAGCCaaacatgaccttgaacttctgatcctccattGCTTCCACAGGAATGggaggactacaggcatgtgccaccatggccagtttaATGTGATGCTAGGAATCTAACATGGCTCCATTCCTGCATGCTAGATGAACACTCTATTTATTGAGTCACATGCTCAGCCCTGGGCTAGGGAAACTGCAACACGCCTAACTGGCCAGCCACCTTTGACAGGTGAGAAGCCCAGGTTGCTGCCTAAACTGCTGAGATGGTGATGGGAGCCACCACGATCtcgggagggggggtggggggggctctTCAGCTGATGACAGGTAACACCCGTGTTCCATTCTTCCCTTCAGCTTTGTTTCTGTGTGCATGACGCTTCCCTGCAGCAAGAATCTCAGGGGCACTTAGTACCTGCAGTCCATGGGAGACAGCCTCCCTATGGGAAGCCTAGCCAATGACAGGGGCCTTAGCGAGGCAGCTTGGATTCAACGGGACCTAGAATCCCCGTGTCCTAGTGGCCTCATTAGGAGCTGAGTGCTACCCTGCATTCTCCATCTTTACAGACAGGCGACTATGCAGAGTCCCCACCAGACCTTCTTGCCCATGGTCGCTGAGCTGCTGGCCTCTGCTGTATGCtctgtagtcctgactggccCTCGTGTCCTTGGATCTGGGTGAGACAGAAGTGTCACTAGCGAAGTTTCCTCTAGTTGCACCTTTAAGGAGGCCTGCAGGTGACACATAACTTGGTGAACTCTTCTCACAAGCCACAAAAGCAGAGGGGGCTGAGCATGCATGACTGCCCTGGTGGCGCACCAGCCAGGAGCGGCAGGTGAAGCTCTTGCCACACGGGCCACAGGTAAAGCGCTTCTCCTGAGAGTGGCTGCGCAGATGCCGCAGGAAACTGGGCTTGTGCGTGAAGCATGAGCCACACTGGGTGCACTGGAAAGCATGCTCACCGGAGTGCACACTCTGGTGCACTGTCAAGTTGGCCAGGCGTGTGAAACGTTTGTCACACTGGGTACACGGAAATGGTTTCTCCCCCGTGTGTGTGCGCCGATGTTCCACTAGAGTGGACAGGCGCCCAAAACGACGGCCACACTGTGCACACGGGAAGGGTCGTTCTCCGGTGTGGGTGCGCTGGTGCTCCAGCAGTGTGGACAGGCGGCCAAACCGCTTCTCACACTCAGCACATTTGTAAGGcttttccccagtgtgtgtgCGATAGTGCGTGGTAAGTGTTGACTGGTGGACAAAGCTCTTGCCACACTGGACGCAGGTGTAGGCACGCTGGGCTGTAGGTGCACGACGGTTCCTAGGGAGAGTGGCGTGCTGCGGAGCACTTTGAGGACACTGGAGACTGGCAAAGGGCTGAGATCCATGCTGTGGGTGCTCGTGCTGAGTGCTGAGCTCTCTGACACTCAAGTTCTGCACATTTTCAGTGTCCTCAGTAGCTGGCACAGGTTGATTCTGACAGCCTCGGGGATGGGaggccacctctctctctctggaaacaggaagcagaTCCCCACAGGTTCCCTGCTCAAAGCCCTCCTTGCCAGGTCTCCCTTCAGTTGCCCAAGATGGCGCAGGAGCCATGGACTCTCCCTCCAGGGTCCTTTTCTTATTAGACATCCAGGTTTCTGGTGAGAGGAGACACAGCAAGGAGTCATCTCTGCCACAGGCTCTGGAGGCAAAACACCCGACCCTCTGTGCTTTGGTGGCAAAGGCCTGAGGCTCTCACTGAGTTATCTACATGTCAGCCAGATACCCTTGCAGCTGAGCCCTGCCTGGGGGAAGGAttttaagctttgtcacaggtgaaagcagtcttggcgggctttgcccttggtcACACCACGAATACTCCCTGAGATTatccttgagatagactgggtggagccatcctgggcctggaattcaggaagtggacctggggactccacctggactattgtttctaatcgaccctcaatgggagacaggcaggcgaagaggactgacagcagcaggctcagacctggcttgagctcacgtggatcgggaagaggatcagtgaacaggcgggaccagcgcgcaggccagagacacctagggacccgtcccgtggaacagataccggaaggttcactcttgtttccctttaaccttttcccccttttgtgtaagctagttgggttgtataataaagtgtaattgttaaaaaacagagccaacacgtGCCTCTGCTTAAGGTCTCTTCTTCTCATCTGTACTTCAACAGCCTCCCAAGAGCAGCTCCAGAGGATGTTCCCCGACAAGCCCTGATCTGTGTCACCAAGACCATGAACAAGATAGCCTGCCTACCACACCTTGACTACACAAGGCCTCTGCCTGTAAATACACTGCGAGTGTGCATACCTGCTGAGGATActgtccacatttttttttttaaatcattctcaAAGGGGTCTCTGGCTCAGGCATGGTTTCCTCTTCTTATGTTGCACTATTAATTTGTGGCAATCTTTCTTTTAACTGAAAAGCCCTTGTGGGGATGGGGAGTTGTGTCCTATGCATCAGTCGGTTCTTGCAATGCCCAAAGCAAAGCAAGGAGACTGTGGGAACAAACTGACAATCTCATGCAACTTTGTGGGAGGATGGCCACAGCAAAGAAACAGCAAGATAACACAAGATACTTGCTTGCTGCCACttctagacacagacacacacacactcacacacacaaggtcTCATACAGTTCAGAGAGCCAGAAAAGCAGTCTGACCTGGGCCTCACCTGAGCAGAGGTATGCACTGGTTTCCTGAAGACTCTTTTCATATGCCTCTTCCTCTTGCTTGATCCAGGGAAGAACACTTGGGGCAGATTCCAGCGGGCCTGTttctaagaaaaagagaaaaagccctGAGGGGAATCCGATGTCATGGCCTGTttcctgtcacagtctctgtCCAGGACCAGTGACCAGAAAACACCCCCAACAGAACCAGACACAACATTGGCAGAAGAGATACTGAGATTTCTGATAAGGCTAACATGGTGGTGTAGTCAGCGGTAAGGAGAGCTGCCGTACATTGCTGCCTCTGACCAAGAGACAGCAGCGTTTTGTCACTACCATCCCTTTTCTATAGGAAAAAACAGCTGGCGTTTCACTGGACCCACAGATCCCTCTAGCCCTGAGACCATGTTTCTAGAACACACCTTCCAGCAGACAGCCAATAGGATGTAAGGGCTCAGACTTTTCCAGGTATATAGTTTACCTGGCCTCTCTTGGCTTAGTTTCTTCACCAATAtatagaaaaagacaaaaaccaacaaaagattTCAATGGATTAATGTTTATAGTACATAGGTACTAACTTTGCTTGTTAAACTGGAAATAAATATATCATCTAAGAGAAAAGGGCAAATCTTTCTCTCCTagtactttgtttgttttttttttttttttaaagatttatttattatatattcagtgtTCTCCCTGTGTATATACCTgcagaaccagatctcattacaaatgggtgtgaatcaccatgtggttgctgggaattgaactcagaacatctggaagagcaaccagtgctcttaacctctgagccatctctccagcccattttgccctttttttttcccccttcaagactgggtttctctgagCGGCTCTAGTTGTCCTGAATTTGCCACTCCCCGGTCctaatgtggtttttttgtttgtttgttttgagacatgttcttacttatgtagaccaggctgtctttatACTCAaagttccacctgcttctgcctcctgagtactggggttaaagataCGTGCTGCCACACGCAGCTTCTACTTGCTTCCTAACGGTTACCTTGACCTCAGTGGCAAGGCCGCTCCCTAGGAGAGGTGGGTACAGTAAGCTGAAAGGCACTGGGGTCTCAGATGCCTTGAGCTGACAATAAGCCTGTCAGGAGTGAGGAGCCATCTTGTCTAAGCTGCCACGCATTATTTGGGTGTGGGGCTTTATCGATCTCTCTCTGGAAGCCTACGTAGTACAGTGCCCTAGAGCACATGTCCTTAAAGGGCCAAATAACCTCACTAATCTGTGCCAAGCTCTAAGATCTACATCCATACCACAGCACACCAAGCGTGCACCTCCATAAGGAATGTTAAAtagttaagagaaagaaagaaaaaaagaaaagtcgagagccgggcgtggtggcgcacgcctttaatcccagcgctcgggaggcagaggcaggcggattgctatgagttcaaggccagcctgatctacaaagtgagtccaggatggccaaggctacacagagaaaccctgtcttgaaaaacaaacaaacaaacaaacaaaaaaaaagtcaagaccATTTCAATTTCAAGCCACAACTACCAATGGCATATGCTTCAACACTGGGCTAGGTTTTGAGCCAGAAATACAGGGTGAGCTTTCTGTTGTCCCGGGCCACCTGTGATCCAGTCATACTGAGAAGATGCTGTCCAGCCATGTGTACACACCTCCCTACATAGCTGCTTCCATAATTTTATCCAAACAGTTAGAAAACCAAGTTTTAGCAGGTGGCACTTCAAGCTTCAGAGAAAGAGGAGTGACGAACTAcctgggtaaagcacttgccaccgaGTCTGATGACTGGAGTTGGATTCCTGGAACCCgcatgacagaaggagaaaagtgattcgcacaagttgccctctgactgcCATCTACACTTGGCGAGGTCCCTGAGTACAGACACCAATAATAAGAATAGCAGCTATGCTGGAAGGGGCTCGGGATCGAGGTGGCGGTCAGTAAAGAGAAGCTGTCAAAAAATATTATGATGTAGATATGTACCTGTGTGCTCGGGGACAgacggtgtcagatcccctggagctacagcagctcacagctgcctgatatgggtgtccagtacaggtgctgggaattggattcaggacctttggatagCAGCATGTGCCCTTAgcttcagagccatctctccagcccacgagAAACCTTTTAAattgggcctggtggtgcacaactgttaattctagcactcagaaggcagaggcagaatgacAGCTACAAGTTTGACACCTgtctggtctatacagcaagttttaggccagccagggctacatagcaagagagAACTAGTTGACCTCCACACTGCTGAGTGAAAACATACTCATGTAAGAATTTGCATAATCAAAAGGCTAGAGGCTCATCAGTCCTTGTCCAGGGGATCCCGATAACCACCGTCTCAAACTCTGAGGTATCCAAATCACTTGAACATGCTGAAACTGTATGCCTATGCTAACTGACGCCTATCAATTGTGCTTTCCTCGGCAGTTTGGCAGGAAGAGCTGCCTttggaaacttctagaaaataAAGCAAGCTTACATCAGATGACAGTGAAGAAACTAATGGAGGGAGGAGTGACAGCCAGGGTTATCCAAGGCAGGGCAGCCCCATGTCCCTGAGGACACCACATTCCAGAACACGCCAAAGCTCCATAGGAAAACTCTGGGGACCACTAGGGACATACCAGCCAAGTCTAGCCtgctctgcatctgcttcctggcCATGCCTACCATAGGGCCCCAGGCCCCCTCACTGTACCACAGGACCCTCATAGACCTTCCAAGTACTGCTGGCTGACTTCTGTACCCTGGTACTCTGCCTTCTCTGTGGCGTGCCAACCCCTGCAGGGATCCCCAAACATGTTTAATCTTAGTGCAACTTGCCAACCAATCCGTGTTCTTCCTTAATTTACCTACCCAGACAGACCCCTTCACATAAGGGCTTTTCTCctcaaacataatttttaaaaatctaaaaacaaggaaagggaCTCAAGggatggctcttgcagaggacctaggttcagttcctggcacccacatgaggATGATGCTCACCACAGACTCCAACTCCATTTCTAGGGGATCaagcatcacatgtgtgcagtgcctcaAGAGGCACATACAAACAAtcaggtgcacacacacgcacacatgcatgcacacagaatgGTGCCTTGGCTAATCTTTGTGTTCTGAGCAAAGAGGGACCTATTCCCTTTCAATAACTTCacggccagcctgggttatagtgagatcctgccagagagggaaacagaagacTGGAGCTATAACTCAGTGGGAGGGGGCTTTCCTCAGCATTTGCCAGCTTTAATCTCTATGtactggaaaacaaagcaaatggcTTCACAATCTGCATTCCAATCTGGTGCTATTATCTGACAGAGAACAAAAACTGAACTTTCATTCTGACCCAGTACCCTTCCTCGTTTATCATCCGAGGGTGAGCCAGGCAGTGTAGAAGGGAAACAGACCACGACTCAGTTTCTTCCCTGAAGAGAGCACACCATGGTAGAAGCAGGGTAAAGAGCTGGGCCAAAGGCATGTATAGGTATCGAAAGTCTAATGGAGGTAGTAAACCATCTGCATCACCCTTGACTTTCTCCACAGCTCCTGGGTTGACAACAGAATTCAGTGGTAGGATAGGAGTAGGCATAGCTACAAATCTAAGTCCTAGGGGGACAAACATAAATAGGGGAAGCCTCCACGCTACAGAAATGGCCTGGGAAGAACTGGACATTGAGGGGCAGATTCCAACTTCTGTGTCTCCACTGATGAGCCATTTAACATCTCTGCAAGCTCCAAATTGATGAAAGGGCTCGGGATGTAGCTTCGAAATTCTAGAGCTAATCAAGACTCACACAAGAACACACTCCTGCACACTTGGCCAGAGGACCTAGAGATTACTGCTGGCCCCCACTTCTCAGATCTGAGACACGTTTACaaagcatggggctggagagatggctcaatggttaagagcactggctgctgtttcagaggactcaggttcgatTCTAAATTTATCCACAGCAGTTCACAactaactacctgtaactctggttccagaagacccaacaccttcttctggcctctacagacacCAGGCAAGCATATGatgcagagacatacacacagacaaaaccactcatacacacaaaatagaagCATGTCTACACTTAATTCTAAAGACAGGAATTAAGGATACCTTCTACCAGCTTGAAAGCAGAGGAACCAGTTTCCTCTGGCTCTCAGATCCAGTCTCAATACACCGAGGAAATGAGTGAAAAGACACGTGGAAGCCCCTGGGGATGTCTCTTACCCAGAGAGCCCAGCACCTCACGGCCTTCCTTTGCTGTGTGCTTGCAGAGTTCCTTCTGCCAGTCTTCCGGGCTACCTTCCTGTTGCTCGGGGAAACACCCAGCCAGCTCTTCAGAAGTCAGAGAAACCTGGAGGAATACAAGTCCCCCGCACCCTTTCAGAAACCAGCCAGAACCAGCTCCAAAACTGTGGGCACCATTGACCAAATGCTAGCTTTTACCCAACACATTACTTTATAGAAAGGAGGACTAATGCCCAGGGTCCTCCCAGCTCTCGTGCACACCTGAATGGAGATGCTTTCTGTACATTTCCTCTATTTGAACTATTTCTCACTCTCAAAATAGTCTTTCTGGGGCCTTCCATTCTAGCCCAGCACCATTCCTTTATGTCAGCTGCCCATCCTTAGAAATACTTTCTATGAGGGACCCCCAGTGGCCACACCAGACTGAGACTCAAATCAGTGCCTAGCTCAGGCattatcaaagaagcttctttctgtagTCCATgtgaactaacacagagacccacaatggacaatgtgcagagagagtGAGTAATTCTGGAGCACTCAGTCCTCAATGAAATGCCACCTCTCTCCTCACAGCTCAGGGACCTgtatggaaaaggaggaagaaagattgtaagagccataggAATGGAAAACTCCAAGGAAACAATCCCCCAGGCACAGCAGGACTGATGTGCATACGTACCCACAGAGCCTGGCAGCATGCACAtggcctgcacaggttcaaggcAGATCGGAGTCTCTGTACTGAGGGATCTCCAATCAAAAAGGTATCTACAACTGATACCCGACGgcaaaggaaaaatcagttttctccaatggagacTCACTGAGTGTGTTAACCACACTCCAGAGCAGGCCCcgtgcccaggagtagttggccaatatAAAgcaaactcaatggtatttttgcaGACTTTgtctaatttttctttgtttgggcaTGTTTTTGTcctattggtgttttgtctgtatattttGGTACCCGTTTTTGCATTTTTGTAggggctttttgttgttctttaaagagagaggggaaaaagaacaaagttcaGTGGGTAGGGAGATAGGGAGGAattgaaggaaaggaaaacatgatcaaaatatatgtatgaaaataatctttttaaaaatttttatttatttttggagacagggtctctctctctctctctttctagtcctggctgccctggagctccctatgtagcctacctagggtggcctcaaactcagggatccaactgcctctgaagtcatgcaccaccacacctagggaaaattatttttttgtttaaagacaaggtttctctgtgtagccctggctgtcttagaattcactctgtagaccaggcttgccttaaaatcacagcgatccatctacctctgcctcccaagtgctgggattaaaggtgtgtaccagcacCTAGCAAAACAATtcaataattctttttaattaaaaatatacttcCCAACAACCCACTATGCCTAAGCAGACACCTTTCTGATGTCACACTGtcctgacattttttttaaagctccttaAAGTCCTCGGTGACTAGTACTAGGCGCCAGAGTTTAGATTGGAGGCCTCCATCCACTCTATGAATACCTTGGGGGCTTCGTCCTTGCTGCTGGGGGGCAGCCTCAGGACCCAGGAGTTCCTGTTCTGCATCTGGTTCTCCAGGTTCTCCAGGCGCCGCTGCAGCAACCCGTACTCCTGCAGCAGGGTCCCCAGCACGGCCCACTTGCCCTCCAGCTGGCTGCTGAACTCCACAGCTGTCTTCTCACAGTCAGCCAGCTTCTTCTCTGCTGACCCTGTTCGTACTTCCAGGCTTTGAAGGTGGACAGCCTGGgactctgttttcttctccacTGCCTGAACAGCGGCCAGGATGGCTAAAAGGGAGATCTCTGCAGACTGGATCTGGGCCTGCTGCTGGAGGTCAGTCCCCACATGCCAGTCCTGAGACCAGAAACAAGGAGATATGTTGGCTTCCAGAAGAAGGCCCCAGAACTGTTCGCaaatacagacagagcactgtctTCTGGAATGGGTTCAGCCTCCTCACTGGTCAGATCCCAGTCTACGACCACAGACATGAGACCCCACAGAACCTTCATGGGAGGAACACTGAGCCTAGACCCATTGcagtggaaaataaaatagaatccaAATGTATACTAGATTTAATCCCTCTCCCCTACTTACATTAGTTCCATCCGTTATTTAACCACCTTTTCTTCCTCTGGGGACACAACCCAACAGCAGGGCCACAAAACCTCCATGCCCATTGGCAATCTCAGCtcttccacccaccccaccccctcccagagacagggtttctctctgtagccttggctgcccttggaacttgctctgcagaccaggctggcctcaaactcagagatccataggtctgtcttctgagtgctgggattaaaggcgtgaggtGCCACAACCCAGAGCCCTCACCTCCTTTTAGAGCAGCTTTCCCCAAAATGAGGCCCTGCCGTTTTGCCCTTGAGGGATCTCTGAGAACTCAGTGACTCGGCTAACACTGTGTGAATTCCTAACCtgcctgtcttagtcagggtttctattgcttcaatgaaacactatggccaaaaacagcttggggagaaaagggtgtATTCTActttacacttccacagcactgtgtatcactgaaggaagtcagggaaaactcaaacagggcagaaacttgGAGGCGGGTGCTAAGTCAGAGGCCactgaggagtgctgcttcctggcttactcctcatggctttctcagtctgctttttcttcctttctttctttctgtttgtttttggtttttttgttttgttttttttcaagacagagtcagcctgctttcttttggaaccaggaccaccaacccag
The Acomys russatus chromosome 10, mAcoRus1.1, whole genome shotgun sequence genome window above contains:
- the LOC127194859 gene encoding zinc finger protein 282-like, producing the protein MTEAAAAPDWHVGTDLQQQAQIQSAEISLLAILAAVQAVEKKTESQAVHLQSLEVRTGSAEKKLADCEKTAVEFSSQLEGKWAVLGTLLQEYGLLQRRLENLENQMQNRNSWVLRLPPSSKDEAPKVSLTSEELAGCFPEQQEGSPEDWQKELCKHTAKEGREVLGSLETGPLESAPSVLPWIKQEEEAYEKSLQETSAYLCSETWMSNKKRTLEGESMAPAPSWATEGRPGKEGFEQGTCGDLLPVSREREVASHPRGCQNQPVPATEDTENVQNLSVRELSTQHEHPQHGSQPFASLQCPQSAPQHATLPRNRRAPTAQRAYTCVQCGKSFVHQSTLTTHYRTHTGEKPYKCAECEKRFGRLSTLLEHQRTHTGERPFPCAQCGRRFGRLSTLVEHRRTHTGEKPFPCTQCDKRFTRLANLTVHQSVHSGEHAFQCTQCGSCFTHKPSFLRHLRSHSQEKRFTCGPCGKSFTCRSWLVRHQGSHACSAPSAFVACEKSSPSYVSPAGLLKGATRGNFASDTSVSPRSKDTRASQDYRAYSRGQQLSDHGQEGLVGTLHSRLSVKMENAG